The Spirosoma sp. SC4-14 DNA window ATGTAACGATGGCCAGATTCGGAAACAGTGTCAAAAACGACCGGTCGAATTCATCAGCTTCTACTACGCAAACCACCGAGCGCAACTCATCGGCAGGTTCATTCAATAGAAAATTTGTTCCATAGTTGTTGGTTATGCCCCCCAGAAAAGCAGCACAGTTCACGCCCGAATGCCGCAGAATATGCGCAACCATCGATGAAGTAGTGGTTTTTCCGTGGGTTCCGGCAACCCCAACTGTCTTCATCTGCCCAGCCAGTAAACCCAGCACCTGCGACCGTTTCTGTAAGACAAAACCGTTTTCGGTCAGATAGATGTACTCCTGATGCGTTCGGGGAACGGCAGGTGTATAGATGACCAGCGTTTTGTCGCGGTTTTCGCGAAAAGCTGTTGGAATCTGTTCTACATCTTCTACAAAGTGAATGGCCATCCCTTCGGCCTGCAACGCCGATGTAAGTGCGGTCGGTGTTTTATCGTAGCCAGCTACCTCATAGCCGTTAACCCGAAACCAGCGAGCTAACGCACTCATGCCGATTCCGCCAATACCGAGAAAATAAACGTACTTAAACTGATCTAAAGTCATCCTAAAGAGGAAAAGTGGAAAAGAACAGAGAACGGATTGCGTATCGTTTCGGCCTACTCGTTCTGCGGTTCACTTTATTTTGTTAATTTAATCACTTCTTCGGCAATATCTCGGGCAGCATCTGGTTTAGCCAGCTTTTTAATTTCGGTGCTCAATTGTTTACGAAGGGCCGAATCATTCAGCAGTTTCAAAGCCGCCGTTACCAGTTCTTCGCGTGCTGTGCGATCGTTAACCAATAAAGCTGCCTTACGATCGACGAGGCTCATGGCATTTTTTGTCTGGTGATCTTCAGCCGCCGTTGGCAAAGGTACTAAAATGGCGGGTTTGCCTACTAAACATAGCTCAGAAACTGATAAAGCGCCCGCCCTGGATACGACTGCATTGGCCACGGCATAGGCTTTATCCATATCATAAATAAAATCGAACGCTTTGATCAACGGTGAGTTAAGCTCGGCTACGGCTTTCCGAGCCCGTTCGATAAAAGCCGGTCCAGTTTGCCACACAACCTGCACGCCAGCGTCAACAAACTGTTTCAGACCAGCCTCCATGCTTTCGTTCAGGGTTCGGGCCCCCTGGCTTCCGCCAATGATCAGCAACGTAGGCCGATCAGGTTCCAGCCCGAACAGCTTTCGCCCAGCATCGACTTGCTGGTCGGCAAGCTGAATATCGCTACGAACTGGATTGCCCGTCAACTTGATTTTATCGGCAGGAAAAAAAGCGTCCATGCACGGATAAGCAACACAAATTCGTTTAGCCCAGCGAGCCAGTGCTTTATTGGTAATTCCGGCATAGGAATTTTGCTCCTGAATGAGTGTAGGAATTCCTTTCAACGAAGCCGCCAGCAGCAGCGGACCACTTGCATAACCACCTACCCCCACGGCTGCGTCGGGCTTAAAATCGCGAACAATTTGCTGCGCCCGAACAAAGCTACGCCCCAGCTTAAACGGGAAAGCAAGATTCGACAGCGTTAATTCGCGCTTGATTCCAACAACCGGAAGTCCCACAATCTGATAACCAGCCCGTGGGACTTTTTCCATTTCCATCTTACCTTCCGCACCCACAAACAGGATTTCGGTAGATGGATCTATTGTTTTCAACTCATTGGCAATAGCAATAGCCGGGTAAATGTGCCCTCCGGTTCCGCCACCGCTGATAATTATCTTCATCTGAATAAAAGCCCCCCAACCCCCAAAGGGAGCGTTTAGAAACCGAGTATTCATGCCTTGGAAGGCTTGTGCAGCATGAAGGTTTCATTTGAATAAAAGCCCCCAGGAGACTTTATATTTTACTTTCATCGGCTTCGTCTCGGCTAACACTCAGGACAATACCAATGGCTAAGCCGGTAAATATCAACGATGTTCCTCCCATACTGAGCAGTGGTAGCGGCTGCCCCGTAACGGGTGCAAGACCAATGGCCACACATATGCTGGCAAATGCCTGAAATACAATACTGAATGTTAAACCAGCCGACAAAAGACCACCAAAGGGCCGGGTTGTTTTCTGGATTGCTTTGATTCCTCGCCAAAGGAACCAGATATAGGCTAGCACAACCGGAATCCCGCCCAAAATCAAACCATATTCTTCAACGATGATGGCATAGATGAAATCGGAAAATGGGTTCGGTAGTGTATTTCGTTGATGACTATTTCCGGGTCCTTGTCCTGTTAGGCCGCCATTGGCAAGTGCGATATACGACTGCTCGACCTGATACACAACGGTATCTGAATCCATAAAACTCTTCATCCGATTGGTGGCTGTTCCAAACCGTTGCCCCAGCATAAGCCCAATCCCTCCCAGCACAACACAAACGCCCACCATATAGGCCAGGTAACGCACGGGTACACGACCAATATACATCAGCAAAAAGCAGGTAGCAGCCAGCAAAAGAGCAGTCGATGTGTTCGACAAAATAATAAGCGAGCAAATAACGCCAATCCACAAAATGAGGTTGAACAACACACTAGGATCGTTCATAAAGCGCTGCCGTTTGGCCAGCATAGCGGCCAGATTCGAGATCAGGGCCAGCTTAGCCAGATCGGACGGTTGAAAGGTCTGATTAATGATTGGAATTGTTACCCAGCGCGACGCATCGTTGAGGTTTGTTCCCTTAAAAAATGCCCACAGTAGCAGCGGTATCGAGAGCCACAACCCAAACTTCGACAAACGGGCGTAGTAGATGTAATTAATATTATGAGCAAAGTACGTACACACCAGCCCCAGCATCAGCAACGAACCATGCTTCAACAGAAATACTTCAGTATTCCCGTCCAGTTCCCGAAATGCTTTCGTACCAGTCGCGCTATATACGACCAGAACACTCATGATCGATAAATACAGAACAATCCACCAGATTTGGCGGTCGCCTTTTAAATGGGTACGAATCCAATCGCGAAGGGCCATAGTTTTTAATGATGAACGATGAATGATCAATGATGAATGTATTTCTACAACTATCATTGATTATTCATCATTAGGTTTTTAACGGCGACTTTGAACTGATTGCCGCGATCTTCATAATTTTTGAACAGATCAAAACTGGCACAGGCTGGCGATAACAAAACCGTGTCGCCAGGCTGTCCTAATTCGAGTCCTTTGGCTACCGCATCAACTACGCTTTGGGTTTCATAAAGAACGGGAACTGTCCTACCGAAGTAAGCTACTAATTTATGGTTATCGACGCCCAGACAAATCAGTGCTTTTACTTTCTGGCGCACCAGTTCGTCGAGTTGGCCATAGTCGTTTCCTTTATCCTGTCCACCTGCAATCCAAATCGTGGGTGCTTCCATGCTCGACAGGGCATAGAAAACAGAATCTACATTAGTGGCTTTTGAGTCATTAATAAACTGTATGCCGCTGATTGTTCCAGCCGGTTCGAGTCGGTGAGCAGCGTTCTGGAACGTTTTTAGCCCTTCGGTCAACGCATTGTCGGACACGCCGACTGATTTGGCCGCCAGTATAGCCGCCAGCGTATTGATAGCATTATGTGGACCTCTCAGTGGTGTGTCGGTTAATGCAATCCGAAATGTAGAATCGTTATAGGTTGCTGTAAGTATGCCATTCTGAAAATAGCCTCCTGGCATAACCGACGATTCCAGCGAAATGGGCAAACGTTTTACGGTTGGATTTCGCTTTGCCAATTCATCCAGAATAGGTTGGCTTTCCTGAAAGAAAATAAACCGATCCTGGGGCTGAGCATTTTGCAGAATACGAAATTTCGAATTCACGTAATTCTGAAAACTATATCCGTATCGGTCCAGGTGATCGGGGGTTATATTGAGCAGCACCATCACATCGAGGTGCGTACTGTACATATTATCTAGTTGAAAACTACTCAACTCCAGCACAAAGTACTCAAAGGTATCATTGATGACCTGCCTGGCAAAACTATCGCCCACGTTCCCGGCTAACCCAACGTTTACCCCTGCTGTTTTCAGTAAATGGTAGATTAGTAAGGTTGTGGTAGTTTTGCCATTACTTCCCGTAATTCCTATTAGCCGTGCCTTGGTATATCGGGCGGCAAATTCAATTTCTGAAATAACGGGCGTGCCCTGTGCCTTAAGTTTTTGCACTAGTGGCACCGTTTCAGGAATGCCAGGACTTTTGATCACTTCTGCGGCATCAAGAATCTGATCGTCTGTGTGTTGTCCTTCTTCGAAGGGGATTCCTGCCGTTTGCAATGTTGTTCGGTAGCTTTCTTTTAAAGCGCCCCGATCTGATAAAAAAACGTCAAAACCTTTGGCCTGAGCCAGTAGGGCGGCTCCTACACCACTTTCGCCCCCGCCAAGAATTGCAATTTTTGTCACTGCCATAACCCGATTAAACTATTGGCAAAATAACGCATAAATAAAAAAGCCCCGATCATAGTCTGGGGCTTTTCGTGTATTTTTTTGCAGGTAACGCTTATTCCTTCGGTGCCATCGAGTTCGATAAACGCGCCCGGTTCGCCAGTTTCACAATCAGAAATACGACCCAGGCAATAATTAAAAACTGGATAACTATATTGATAAAATTACCATACCGGATGGCAACCTCAGGAGTTGTACCCACGGCTTCTTTAAGAACATATTTCATCTGGGCAAAATCAATACCACCCATCACCAGCCCCAGGATTGGGTTAATTATATCTTCGACCAGTGACGTAGTAATTTTCCCGAAAGCGGCACCGATGATGACACCAACAGCCAGGTCCAATACATTGCCCTGGGCAATGAACGTACGAAATTCACTCAGCATGATCTAATTTGGTTTTAGGTTAAAAATTATTTTATGGTAATCAGGCAGTTAAGCTATTGATTCGTCGTGTGAAATCAAAACCGGCCGGGTAGCGGATCGGCTGCTTTCTGCGCTTCTTTTTTCTTATGGAACGAGCTTACATTATACACTAGCCCAATGGCCAGTGTCTGCTGAATTTGCAGACTGGCATTAAAATCTTTGTTATAAAGTGCAATCAGCCCAAAAGTGGTGCTAATGAAACGATTAACTTTAGCGGTAAGAATTAGATCGAGCCGGTGGTTAACATTGTTTAAATTCGCATACTGCGTAAATAGCTGATAGCGCGTGTTGATCGATATATTTTCGGTGAGATTCCGGTTTAGCACTGCCTGTAATTGAAAAGCCAGCCATTCGGTCCGCGTGGTTTTACCGGGCTGTACACCAAACGCTACCTGCGTCGGATCGGCTATATACGTACCATCGGCCAGTTGCCGAACCCTCACCGCATCGTCGGTTACGAACGTAAGGCGTGGGGCTATCGGACTCATGCGCAGCGAAAACCAGTCGTTAGGTTTGTAGGCAATACCGGCGGCAAATGTAAACTGAGCTGGGGCAAAAAAATTAGATACTTTAAGCCGGGTGCGGTCAGCAGGAAGGTTATCGTAGCGATAGCCAGGAGCAAAAAAAGTATTGAAGGTACCGGACACAAATAAGTCCCATTTTGGCGCAATTTTATGTCCTAATACTGATATCAGTATAATCTGATCGGCCGCTTTTCGGGTCGTACCCAACTGTGTAACGTATCCTAACTGCAAATCAGCGGTATTGTCCCAGGATGTTCGACCTTTTTCATACAGAGCCCGGGCCGCTATTACTGTTCCGAGAGCAATCGAATTTACTCCTCCACCCGACCAGTTACTAAAAGAAGCCTGGTTGAAGTTGACACCTCCATTAAATGATTTTTGCCAATAGGAGGTATCGGGCTTAACGGCAATCGTATCTTTAAAATTGGTAACAACCCTGGTAGAGTCCTGCCCAAACGCGTAGCTCAGGCTTATCCAGCATGCGAACGTGTAGAGAATGTCTTTCATATCATCTATAGACGACGAAGGTGCCTTTTAGCCACTAAAAAAGAGAAAGCCTAGCTAAAAATTTCAACTTTTTTTGTCTGTAGCATTTGCATAGGAAATACGGTAGTCGTATCGCCTGTCTGAAGGGTAACCGATGTACTGTCTACTTTTATAATTTCTCCTTTTACGCCATCTATCTGAATTAACTGACCTTCTTTATACTTATTTCTGGAATAAAATGAGGATAAGATGTTAGCCATCACATCGCGCGAGGCTATTCCGTAACCAATTGCAAAGGCAAAAATCCCTCCGCCGATGACCAGATTAAAGCTTGATTCGAGCAGTTCGGTGTTGATACCCGCCTGCCCGAGGGCACTGATGATGGTGATGATCAGAAAGAACACAAATACAATCATGCTCAGCAAACGCCCGGATGATATGTTAAACG harbors:
- the murG gene encoding undecaprenyldiphospho-muramoylpentapeptide beta-N-acetylglucosaminyltransferase, producing the protein MKIIISGGGTGGHIYPAIAIANELKTIDPSTEILFVGAEGKMEMEKVPRAGYQIVGLPVVGIKRELTLSNLAFPFKLGRSFVRAQQIVRDFKPDAAVGVGGYASGPLLLAASLKGIPTLIQEQNSYAGITNKALARWAKRICVAYPCMDAFFPADKIKLTGNPVRSDIQLADQQVDAGRKLFGLEPDRPTLLIIGGSQGARTLNESMEAGLKQFVDAGVQVVWQTGPAFIERARKAVAELNSPLIKAFDFIYDMDKAYAVANAVVSRAGALSVSELCLVGKPAILVPLPTAAEDHQTKNAMSLVDRKAALLVNDRTAREELVTAALKLLNDSALRKQLSTEIKKLAKPDAARDIAEEVIKLTK
- a CDS encoding FtsW/RodA/SpoVE family cell cycle protein; amino-acid sequence: MALRDWIRTHLKGDRQIWWIVLYLSIMSVLVVYSATGTKAFRELDGNTEVFLLKHGSLLMLGLVCTYFAHNINYIYYARLSKFGLWLSIPLLLWAFFKGTNLNDASRWVTIPIINQTFQPSDLAKLALISNLAAMLAKRQRFMNDPSVLFNLILWIGVICSLIILSNTSTALLLAATCFLLMYIGRVPVRYLAYMVGVCVVLGGIGLMLGQRFGTATNRMKSFMDSDTVVYQVEQSYIALANGGLTGQGPGNSHQRNTLPNPFSDFIYAIIVEEYGLILGGIPVVLAYIWFLWRGIKAIQKTTRPFGGLLSAGLTFSIVFQAFASICVAIGLAPVTGQPLPLLSMGGTSLIFTGLAIGIVLSVSRDEADESKI
- the murD gene encoding UDP-N-acetylmuramoyl-L-alanine--D-glutamate ligase; its protein translation is MAVTKIAILGGGESGVGAALLAQAKGFDVFLSDRGALKESYRTTLQTAGIPFEEGQHTDDQILDAAEVIKSPGIPETVPLVQKLKAQGTPVISEIEFAARYTKARLIGITGSNGKTTTTLLIYHLLKTAGVNVGLAGNVGDSFARQVINDTFEYFVLELSSFQLDNMYSTHLDVMVLLNITPDHLDRYGYSFQNYVNSKFRILQNAQPQDRFIFFQESQPILDELAKRNPTVKRLPISLESSVMPGGYFQNGILTATYNDSTFRIALTDTPLRGPHNAINTLAAILAAKSVGVSDNALTEGLKTFQNAAHRLEPAGTISGIQFINDSKATNVDSVFYALSSMEAPTIWIAGGQDKGNDYGQLDELVRQKVKALICLGVDNHKLVAYFGRTVPVLYETQSVVDAVAKGLELGQPGDTVLLSPACASFDLFKNYEDRGNQFKVAVKNLMMNNQ
- the mscL gene encoding large-conductance mechanosensitive channel protein MscL translates to MLSEFRTFIAQGNVLDLAVGVIIGAAFGKITTSLVEDIINPILGLVMGGIDFAQMKYVLKEAVGTTPEVAIRYGNFINIVIQFLIIAWVVFLIVKLANRARLSNSMAPKE
- a CDS encoding DUF3078 domain-containing protein translates to MKDILYTFACWISLSYAFGQDSTRVVTNFKDTIAVKPDTSYWQKSFNGGVNFNQASFSNWSGGGVNSIALGTVIAARALYEKGRTSWDNTADLQLGYVTQLGTTRKAADQIILISVLGHKIAPKWDLFVSGTFNTFFAPGYRYDNLPADRTRLKVSNFFAPAQFTFAAGIAYKPNDWFSLRMSPIAPRLTFVTDDAVRVRQLADGTYIADPTQVAFGVQPGKTTRTEWLAFQLQAVLNRNLTENISINTRYQLFTQYANLNNVNHRLDLILTAKVNRFISTTFGLIALYNKDFNASLQIQQTLAIGLVYNVSSFHKKKEAQKAADPLPGRF